A region of Lagenorhynchus albirostris chromosome 20, mLagAlb1.1, whole genome shotgun sequence DNA encodes the following proteins:
- the PIGW gene encoding phosphatidylinositol-glycan biosynthesis class W protein, translating to MSQKQMKEAFVSNHNGTSVLEITEGLCLPALCILCRGLLIIVSQHLCCSSHTWRTRFFIDFAFLIVPLVTTLTIFASFVLLEYLIVIIFGAGLLYETYCRRTCYARMPVGKILEKFLKISIESEYIPAISCFRVINSAFTAVAILAVDFPLFPRRFAKTELYGTGAMDFGVGGFIFGTAMVCPEVRRKYTKGSRLYLTKSLYSVWPLVFLGVGRLVIIKSIGYQEHLTEYGVHWNFFFTLIVVKLITSLLLIIFPLNKSWIVAISITVFYQLALDFTPLKRLILYGSDGSGTRVGLLNANREGISSTLGYVAIHMAGVQTGSYVLKKRSHIKDWIKVACCILLTAIGFFISLYIVQVNVEVASRRMANLAFCIWIVASCLILLSSLLLGDIILNFAKFLIKGATVPCSWKIIQSPAANRKYSESLVSEAERKEPTLCLITAMNRNQLIFFLLSNVTTGLVNLLVDTLHSSTLWALFVLNLYMFTNCLVIYVLHLQDKTVKFW from the coding sequence atgtctcAAAAGCAGATGAAGGAAGCCTTTGTCAGTAACCACAATGGAACGAGCGTGCTGGAAATCACCGAGGGCTTGTGCTTACCTGCACTCTGTATCCTGTGTAGAGGGCTCCTGATCATTGTCTCACAGCACTTATGTTGTTCTTCACATACCTGGAGAACTCGATTCTTCATTGACTTTGCTTTCCTAATAGTTCCCCTGGTGACCACTTTGACCATTTTCGCTTCATTTGTCCTCCTTGAGTATCTCATTGTAATTATCTTTGGGGCAGGGCTGCTCTATGAAACATACTGCAGGAGAACTTGCTATGCCAGAATGCCTGTCGGGAAAATCCttgaaaaattcttgaaaatcaGTATAGAATCAGAATACATTCCAGCCATCTCCTGTTTCCGTGTAATTAACAGTGCATTTACTGCTGTTGCCATTTTGGCTGTGGACTTCCCTCTTTTTCCCAGAAGATTTGCCAAAACCGAGCTCTATGGGACAGGAGCAATGGATTTTGGAGTAGGAGGCTTTATTTTTGGGACTGCAATGGTTTGTCCAGAGGTtaggagaaaatatacaaaagggTCCAGACTTTATCTTACAAAGTCATTGTACTCCGTTTGGCCATTAGTCTTCCTAGGAGTGGGACGATTAGTCATTATAAAATCCATAGGCTATCAGGAACATTTAACTGAGTATGGAGTTCACTGGaattttttctttaccttaatAGTTGTGAAATTGATAACATCACtgcttttgattatttttccccTAAATAAATCCTGGATTGTGGCTATCAGCATTACTGTATTCTACCAGTTAGCCCTTGATTTTACCCCACTGAAAAGGTTAATTTTGTATGGCAGTGATGGCAGTGGCACAAGGGTTGGTTTATTAAATGCCAACCGAGAAGGAATAAGCTCTACCTTGGGGTATGTGGCAATACACATGGCTGGTGTTCAAACAGGATCATACGTACTTAAAAAAAGATCACATATCAAAGACTGGATAAAAGTAGCATGTTGTATTCTATTGACAGCTATTGGCTTCTTCATATCTCTTTACATAGTTCAGGTAAATGTAGAAGTAGCATCTCGAAGAATGGCCAATTTAGCCTTTTGTATTTGGATAGTTGCTTCTTGCCTGATCCTTCTTAGTAGTTTATTACTGGGtgatataattttgaattttgccaaatttcTAATTAAAGGGGCAAcagtaccatgttcttggaaaatTATCCAGTCACCTGCTGCAAATAGAAAGTATTCAGAATCTCTAGTCTCtgaagctgaaagaaaagaacccaCTCTTTGTTTAATCACAGCAATGAACAGAAaccagttaatttttttcttgctgtcaAATGTAACAACTGGCCTAGTCAACCTGTTGGTAGATACATTACACAGCAGTACCTTGTGGGCCTTATTTGTACTCAATCTCTACATGTTTACCAACTGCTTAGTTATATATGTGCTGCACTTGCAAGATAAGACGGTAAAATTTTGGTGA